In a single window of the Arthrobacter zhangbolii genome:
- a CDS encoding carbohydrate ABC transporter permease → MDAVRNTPAEAAPRKQPLSDRAKAERRLGFWLAGPAFIIMLAVTAYPILLALWDSLFKYRLTAPDDRAFVGLGNYATILTDGLFWRDLGVTVLITVITVVVELILGFALALVMNSALKAVRGWLRTAILVPYGIITVVSAFAWFYAFDINSGYINSWFSWVPGIDPDLNWFADTWTALFVIMASEIWKTTPFISLLLLAGLAQVPGELTEAAEVDGATWWQRMSRVIIPNMKAAIMVAVLFRALDAFRIFDNVYIMTNGAYGTEVLSLLAYRTSITRLEIGMGSAVSVLLFICVIIICFIAIKLFKVDLSGARGGN, encoded by the coding sequence ATAGATGCGGTCCGGAACACCCCGGCCGAAGCAGCACCGCGCAAACAGCCCCTCAGCGACCGCGCCAAGGCTGAACGGCGGCTTGGTTTCTGGCTGGCGGGACCGGCTTTCATCATCATGCTGGCGGTCACCGCCTACCCCATCCTGCTGGCACTGTGGGACTCCCTGTTCAAATACCGGCTGACGGCCCCGGACGACCGCGCATTCGTCGGTCTGGGCAACTACGCCACCATCCTCACGGACGGGCTCTTCTGGCGGGATCTGGGTGTGACGGTGCTGATCACGGTGATCACGGTGGTGGTGGAACTCATCCTGGGTTTCGCGCTGGCACTGGTCATGAACAGCGCACTGAAGGCCGTCCGTGGCTGGCTCCGAACCGCCATCCTGGTGCCGTACGGCATCATTACCGTTGTTTCGGCCTTCGCCTGGTTCTACGCGTTCGACATCAACTCCGGGTACATCAACAGCTGGTTCAGCTGGGTGCCGGGCATAGATCCGGACCTGAACTGGTTTGCCGACACCTGGACGGCCCTGTTTGTCATCATGGCATCGGAAATCTGGAAAACCACCCCGTTCATCTCCCTGCTGCTTCTGGCCGGCCTGGCCCAGGTGCCCGGGGAGCTGACCGAAGCTGCGGAAGTGGACGGCGCCACCTGGTGGCAGCGGATGTCCAGGGTCATCATCCCGAACATGAAGGCCGCCATCATGGTTGCCGTGCTGTTCCGGGCACTGGATGCCTTCCGCATTTTCGACAACGTCTACATCATGACCAACGGCGCGTACGGTACCGAGGTGCTCTCGCTGCTGGCCTACCGGACCTCGATCACGCGCCTGGAGATCGGCATGGGGTCCGCCGTGTCCGTCCTGCTGTTCATCTGCGTCATCATCATCTGTTTCATCGCCATCAAACTGTTCAAAGTGGACCTTTCCGGCGCACGAGGGGGTAACTAG
- a CDS encoding carbohydrate ABC transporter permease gives MKSSPVKRRVIWTIISVLVILYALFPVASIFATSFKLPSDLTSGTFLPTNWSTSNYEQILVGDAQGLFLSSLRNSIGICLIATFIAVILATLCAYAIARLDFPGKKLVLTTALGVSIFPVISIVTPLFNLWRNIGLYDTWPGLIIPYLSLTLPISIWTLAAFFRQIPWELEQAAQVDGATTWQAFRKAIVPLAAPGVFTTAIIAFFIAWNDFVYGISLTSTEAARPVPAALAFFTGASQFEEPTGAISAAAIIVTIPVVVLVLAFQRQIVSGLTQGAVKG, from the coding sequence GTGAAGTCCTCACCAGTCAAACGGCGGGTCATTTGGACCATCATTTCGGTCCTGGTCATTCTCTACGCGCTCTTCCCGGTGGCCTCGATCTTCGCGACCTCGTTCAAGCTCCCCAGTGACCTGACCTCCGGGACCTTCCTTCCCACCAACTGGTCAACCAGCAACTACGAGCAGATCCTGGTGGGCGACGCCCAGGGACTGTTCCTCAGTTCGCTCCGGAACTCGATCGGCATCTGCCTCATCGCGACGTTCATCGCGGTCATCCTGGCCACGCTGTGCGCGTACGCGATTGCCCGGTTGGACTTCCCCGGTAAGAAACTGGTCCTGACCACCGCGCTGGGTGTTTCCATCTTCCCGGTGATCTCCATCGTGACCCCGCTGTTCAACCTGTGGCGCAACATCGGCCTGTACGACACCTGGCCGGGCCTGATCATCCCCTACCTGTCCCTGACCCTGCCGATCTCCATCTGGACGCTCGCAGCGTTCTTCCGGCAGATCCCGTGGGAGCTGGAGCAGGCCGCACAGGTGGACGGCGCCACCACGTGGCAGGCGTTCCGCAAGGCCATCGTGCCCCTGGCTGCGCCGGGTGTTTTCACCACCGCCATCATCGCGTTCTTCATCGCGTGGAATGACTTTGTGTACGGCATCTCGCTGACCTCAACAGAGGCTGCCCGCCCCGTCCCGGCAGCGCTGGCGTTCTTTACCGGGGCGTCACAGTTCGAGGAGCCCACCGGTGCCATCTCCGCGGCAGCCATCATTGTCACCATTCCCGTAGTTGTCCTGGTGCTGGCGTTCCAGCGCCAAATCGTCTCCGGTCTAACCCAGGGCGCCGTCAAGGGCTAG
- a CDS encoding ABC transporter ATP-binding protein: MASITLNHLVKKYGDGFPAVNDVSLDIADGEFIILVGPSGCGKSTLLRMIVGLEDITSGDLLINGERVNDKAPRDRNLAMVFQNYALYPHLTVYENIAFPLRLNKGKYKEEQVKKLVTDAAATLELTDHLERKPANLSGGQRQRVAMGRAIVRQADAFLFDEPLSNLDAKLRGQMRSEIAQMQRRLGTTSVYVTHDQTEAMTLGDRVAVLKKGVLQQVASPRELYEQPVNLFVAGFIGSPSMNFLPATLENNVLKTAVGDIRIPEEKAAKAAGKKVVLVGIRPEFFEDASLVEESKLHHGSTFTAPITHTEWLGNEQYGYIHFDPTPEVRELLDSLARDMDADELRPQVVVTLDAASRIRGGRDAELWLDTRKVHLFDPETGENLTRDADAGARLTEEANAARAEEIAAARDEVPAAS, from the coding sequence ATGGCATCTATTACGCTCAACCACCTCGTCAAGAAGTACGGCGACGGTTTCCCGGCCGTCAACGACGTCAGCCTGGACATTGCCGACGGTGAGTTCATCATTCTGGTGGGCCCCTCCGGCTGCGGCAAGTCCACCCTGTTGCGCATGATCGTTGGCCTGGAGGACATCACCTCCGGAGACCTGCTGATCAACGGCGAACGCGTCAATGACAAGGCACCGCGGGACCGCAACCTGGCCATGGTGTTCCAGAACTACGCGCTGTATCCGCACCTGACCGTGTACGAAAACATCGCCTTCCCGCTTCGCCTGAACAAGGGCAAGTACAAGGAGGAGCAGGTCAAGAAGCTGGTGACCGATGCGGCCGCCACCCTGGAGCTGACCGACCACCTGGAACGCAAACCCGCCAACCTTTCCGGCGGGCAGCGGCAGCGTGTGGCCATGGGCCGTGCCATCGTCAGGCAAGCTGATGCCTTCCTGTTCGACGAGCCGCTGTCCAACCTGGACGCCAAACTGCGCGGACAAATGCGGTCCGAAATTGCACAGATGCAGCGCCGGCTGGGAACCACCAGCGTGTACGTCACCCACGACCAGACCGAGGCCATGACGCTCGGTGACCGGGTGGCCGTACTCAAGAAGGGCGTCCTGCAGCAGGTGGCTTCTCCCCGGGAACTCTATGAACAGCCGGTCAACCTGTTTGTGGCCGGTTTCATCGGTTCACCGTCCATGAACTTCCTGCCGGCCACCCTTGAAAACAATGTGTTGAAGACCGCGGTGGGTGACATCCGCATCCCCGAGGAAAAGGCCGCCAAAGCCGCCGGCAAAAAGGTGGTACTGGTCGGGATCCGCCCCGAGTTCTTCGAAGATGCGTCCCTTGTGGAGGAGAGCAAGCTGCACCACGGGTCCACGTTCACCGCACCGATCACCCACACCGAGTGGCTTGGCAACGAGCAGTACGGGTACATCCACTTCGATCCGACCCCCGAGGTCAGGGAGCTGCTCGACAGCCTGGCCCGGGATATGGATGCCGACGAGCTGCGCCCGCAGGTGGTGGTGACCCTTGACGCCGCCAGCCGGATCCGCGGCGGCCGGGACGCTGAGCTGTGGCTGGACACCCGCAAGGTGCACCTGTTCGATCCGGAGACAGGGGAGAACCTGACCCGCGATGCGGACGCCGGCGCCCGCCTGACCGAGGAAGCCAACGCCGCCCGGGCCGAGGAAATCGCGGCCGCACGTGACGAGGTTCCCGCCGCTTCCTAA
- a CDS encoding NHL domain-containing thioredoxin family protein produces the protein MTETVRAGYRVRASELEGRNWLNTGGRQLTLEDLRGKIVLLDFWTFCCINCLHVLDELRPLEEKYSDVLVTVGVHSPKFEHEADPVALAAAVERYEIHHPVLDDPELVTWQAYTARAWPTLVVLDPEGYIVAHLSGEGHAAGLESLVAELVEEHEAKGTLHRGDGPYVPAEPTAGDLRFPGKVTALPGGTFLVADTGHHRLVELEADLTTVRRVIGHGTKGWADGDAGTAQFNEPQGVALLPAAVAEQAGYDVVVADTVNHRLRGVNLETGTVSTLAGNGVQRLLDAGNQTKAGSAAESAEPAVPGLADSAPADASDLLGADPLKVSLSSPWDLVWSARLQRLVVAMAGTHQIFAFDPLTGAVSVLAGTGLEGLLDGAAAESWFAQSSGLAEDADGNLWVADSETSALRRLTVSDAGVTVETAVGAGLFDFGFRDGEAAAARLQHPLGVAVLPDGSVAIADTYNGAVRRYDPATGTVSTLARGLSEPSDVLVDSSAGEPLLIVVESNRHQLLRLPIPKEAQSVDEGARQTQRPKTAVEAGPMALTVRFAAPKGQKLDDRWGDPTQLKISASPEELLVSGGGTATGLTRDIVLSDTVTEGVLHITARAAACDGEPGGEIPDHAACHMYQQDWGIPVVITPGGESELVLDLRGLD, from the coding sequence ATGACTGAAACCGTGCGCGCCGGATACCGGGTGCGGGCCTCTGAGCTTGAGGGCCGGAACTGGCTGAACACCGGCGGCCGGCAGCTGACCCTTGAAGATCTCCGCGGCAAGATCGTGCTGCTGGATTTCTGGACTTTCTGCTGCATCAACTGCCTGCACGTGCTGGACGAACTGAGGCCCCTGGAAGAGAAGTACTCCGATGTGCTGGTCACCGTGGGCGTGCATTCGCCCAAGTTCGAGCATGAAGCTGACCCGGTAGCGCTGGCTGCGGCCGTGGAACGCTACGAAATCCACCATCCGGTGCTGGATGATCCCGAGCTGGTCACCTGGCAGGCCTATACCGCCCGCGCCTGGCCCACCCTCGTGGTGCTGGACCCGGAGGGCTACATCGTGGCGCACCTGTCCGGTGAAGGGCACGCAGCGGGCCTGGAATCGCTTGTAGCCGAGCTTGTGGAGGAACACGAGGCCAAGGGCACCCTGCACCGCGGAGACGGCCCCTACGTGCCTGCAGAGCCTACTGCCGGTGACCTGCGCTTCCCCGGCAAGGTCACGGCACTGCCGGGCGGCACCTTCCTGGTGGCAGACACCGGCCACCACCGCCTCGTGGAACTGGAGGCGGATCTCACTACCGTCCGCCGGGTCATCGGCCACGGGACCAAGGGCTGGGCCGACGGCGACGCCGGTACTGCACAGTTCAATGAACCCCAGGGTGTGGCCCTGCTGCCCGCTGCAGTGGCGGAACAGGCCGGGTACGACGTCGTTGTCGCGGACACCGTGAACCACCGCCTGCGCGGCGTGAACCTCGAAACGGGCACCGTATCCACCCTCGCCGGCAACGGCGTGCAAAGGTTGCTCGATGCCGGGAACCAGACCAAGGCCGGTTCAGCTGCCGAATCCGCTGAGCCTGCGGTACCCGGCCTCGCGGACAGTGCTCCGGCGGATGCCTCGGATCTGCTCGGCGCGGACCCGCTGAAGGTCTCGCTGTCCTCCCCCTGGGACCTTGTGTGGTCCGCACGGCTGCAGCGCCTGGTGGTTGCCATGGCCGGCACCCACCAGATCTTCGCGTTCGATCCGCTCACCGGTGCGGTCAGCGTCCTCGCCGGCACCGGCTTGGAGGGCCTGCTCGACGGAGCGGCGGCTGAATCCTGGTTTGCCCAGTCCTCCGGGCTGGCCGAAGACGCCGACGGCAACCTGTGGGTGGCTGATTCCGAAACGTCGGCCCTGCGCCGTCTCACGGTCAGCGACGCCGGGGTCACGGTGGAAACCGCGGTTGGTGCCGGTCTGTTCGACTTCGGGTTCCGTGATGGTGAGGCAGCTGCTGCCCGGCTGCAGCACCCGCTGGGCGTTGCAGTGCTGCCCGATGGTTCCGTAGCCATCGCCGACACGTACAACGGCGCGGTGCGCCGTTACGACCCGGCTACCGGCACCGTCTCCACCCTGGCCCGCGGCCTCTCCGAACCCTCGGATGTCCTGGTGGACAGCAGTGCCGGGGAGCCCCTGCTTATTGTGGTGGAATCCAACCGGCATCAGCTGCTCCGGCTGCCGATCCCCAAGGAAGCCCAGTCCGTGGACGAGGGGGCCCGCCAGACACAGCGCCCCAAGACCGCCGTGGAGGCCGGCCCGATGGCCCTCACCGTCCGCTTCGCAGCTCCCAAGGGACAGAAGCTCGACGACCGCTGGGGTGACCCCACGCAGCTGAAGATCTCCGCCTCCCCGGAAGAGCTGCTCGTCTCCGGCGGCGGCACGGCCACGGGGCTGACCCGGGACATCGTCCTTTCCGACACGGTTACCGAAGGCGTCCTGCACATCACTGCCCGTGCGGCGGCCTGCGACGGCGAGCCCGGCGGAGAGATCCCCGACCACGCTGCGTGCCACATGTACCAGCAGGACTGGGGTATCCCGGTTGTGATCACCCCGGGCGGGGAATCCGAACTGGTCCTGGACCTGCGCGGACTGGACTGA
- a CDS encoding cytochrome c oxidase assembly protein, with amino-acid sequence MPKSAKTQTDRSAGSSLPPNAGSRDESAAPRGSGNAVPAVRNGWLAAAGALVLVALVAALLFTGAAGASQLGDPGALTRWALPVAKAVQNVSMAAVIGSLVFAVAILPKNLNYKRSRKSATERTASAEPEHPAFTRTLTLTSAAAVTWTLSALAVMVFTYSDVSGLPLSGDPTYTSGLASFLTDFATGRAWLAVSIIAAVVTALSFGVRSLNMLAFTGILAAGALLPTALIGHSAGGDDHSAAVNSIGLHLLGVCLWIGGMIVLAVISRQLGSITGVVLTRFSALAGFAFALVFLSGVVNASLRITSPGQLATEWGALVITKAALTLLLGLLGLMHRRWIIPRLAGANPARTPSAAATGTAAVPGSKGELSAQRVLWQLIAVELAVMGAVSGVAVALGRTAPPRSEELPPDASPARILTGYDLPPELTPERYLTEWRPDWLWVAIILTLATSYLIGAVKVRRRGDKWPVLRTICWLVGLVALFYITCGAPQVYGMVLFSTHMLGHMALTMVVPLFLVLGAPVTLALKALPPRPDGTRGIREWILIGVHSRYSKIITNPIFAAVNFAGSIVVFYYSDLFGFALREHVGHELMVVHFLLTGYIFILTMIGIDPLPSRAPYPLRLVILLATMAFHAFFGVAVMGGTSLIQASYFGNMGREWGLSALEDQQLGGSLMWGIGEIPTLFVAIGVAYQWSKSDARETRRSDRAAERNNDADLAAYNNMFANLAQRDARTPDQGDR; translated from the coding sequence GTGCCAAAATCCGCCAAAACCCAGACCGACCGCTCCGCAGGCAGTTCGCTGCCCCCGAACGCCGGAAGCCGGGACGAATCCGCTGCCCCGAGGGGTAGCGGCAACGCCGTTCCGGCGGTACGCAACGGCTGGCTGGCGGCGGCCGGGGCACTGGTTCTCGTGGCCCTGGTGGCAGCGCTGCTCTTCACCGGCGCAGCAGGCGCCTCACAGCTGGGCGATCCCGGTGCACTGACACGCTGGGCGCTGCCCGTGGCCAAAGCGGTGCAGAACGTTTCCATGGCCGCAGTGATCGGCTCACTGGTGTTCGCCGTGGCGATCCTGCCCAAGAACCTGAACTACAAACGCAGCCGCAAGTCCGCCACGGAACGGACGGCATCGGCGGAACCGGAACATCCGGCCTTCACCCGCACTCTGACACTGACCTCGGCGGCGGCTGTCACCTGGACCCTGTCGGCGCTGGCAGTCATGGTGTTCACCTACTCCGACGTCTCCGGGCTGCCGCTGAGCGGGGACCCCACTTACACATCCGGCCTGGCGTCCTTCCTGACAGACTTCGCCACCGGCCGGGCCTGGCTGGCCGTGAGCATTATTGCCGCCGTTGTCACCGCACTGTCCTTCGGCGTCCGGTCCCTGAACATGCTGGCCTTTACCGGCATTCTCGCCGCCGGCGCACTCCTGCCCACGGCCCTGATCGGGCATTCTGCCGGTGGTGATGACCACAGCGCGGCGGTGAATTCCATCGGTCTGCATCTGCTCGGCGTCTGCCTCTGGATCGGCGGCATGATCGTGCTGGCCGTAATCTCCCGGCAACTCGGATCCATTACCGGGGTAGTCCTGACCCGGTTCTCCGCACTGGCCGGTTTTGCCTTTGCGCTCGTCTTTCTCTCCGGCGTCGTTAACGCTTCCCTGCGCATTACCTCCCCGGGCCAGCTCGCCACGGAATGGGGCGCCTTGGTGATCACCAAGGCGGCACTGACGCTCCTGCTGGGCCTTCTGGGGCTGATGCACCGACGCTGGATCATTCCCCGGCTTGCCGGCGCCAACCCGGCGCGCACACCGTCAGCAGCAGCAACCGGCACCGCCGCCGTCCCCGGGTCGAAGGGTGAGCTTTCAGCCCAGCGCGTGCTGTGGCAGCTGATCGCCGTGGAACTGGCGGTGATGGGCGCCGTTTCCGGCGTTGCCGTGGCCCTGGGCCGCACCGCGCCGCCGCGCTCGGAAGAGCTTCCCCCGGATGCCTCCCCGGCCCGGATCCTCACCGGCTACGACCTTCCGCCCGAGCTGACGCCCGAACGCTACCTGACCGAGTGGCGGCCGGACTGGCTCTGGGTGGCCATCATCCTCACCCTCGCCACGTCCTATCTGATCGGCGCGGTCAAGGTCCGCCGGCGCGGAGACAAATGGCCGGTGCTAAGGACCATCTGCTGGCTCGTTGGCCTGGTGGCCCTGTTCTACATCACCTGCGGTGCACCCCAGGTGTACGGCATGGTCCTGTTCAGCACCCACATGCTCGGCCATATGGCCCTGACCATGGTGGTTCCCCTGTTCCTGGTGCTCGGCGCCCCCGTGACCCTTGCGCTCAAGGCTCTTCCTCCGCGGCCGGACGGCACCCGGGGTATCCGTGAATGGATCCTGATCGGCGTGCATTCGCGCTACTCGAAGATCATCACCAATCCGATCTTCGCTGCCGTGAACTTTGCCGGATCAATTGTGGTCTTCTACTACTCGGACCTGTTCGGATTTGCCCTGCGGGAACACGTGGGCCATGAACTGATGGTGGTTCACTTCCTGCTCACGGGCTACATCTTCATCCTGACGATGATCGGGATCGATCCGCTGCCCAGCCGGGCACCGTACCCGCTGCGCCTGGTCATCCTGCTGGCCACCATGGCCTTCCACGCCTTCTTCGGTGTGGCGGTGATGGGCGGGACCTCGCTGATCCAGGCCTCCTACTTCGGCAACATGGGCCGGGAATGGGGTCTCTCCGCGCTGGAGGACCAGCAGCTCGGCGGCTCCCTGATGTGGGGGATCGGTGAAATCCCGACCCTCTTCGTCGCCATCGGCGTCGCGTATCAGTGGTCCAAGTCCGATGCGCGGGAGACCCGCCGATCGGACCGCGCAGCGGAGCGGAATAATGACGCCGACCTCGCCGCTTACAACAACATGTTTGCAAACCTGGCGCAGCGTGATGCCAGGACCCCGGACCAAGGAGATCGTTAA
- a CDS encoding HU family DNA-binding protein produces the protein MAMNRSELVAAVAEKSGNSQTAVNGVLDAVFDIFATSVANGEKITIPGWLAVERTDRAARTGRNPQTGETIQIPAGHSVKLTAGSKLKAAVSKK, from the coding sequence TTGGCTATGAACCGCAGTGAACTTGTTGCCGCAGTTGCAGAAAAGTCCGGCAACAGCCAGACCGCAGTCAACGGCGTGCTGGATGCCGTCTTCGACATCTTCGCAACCTCCGTTGCAAACGGCGAAAAGATCACCATCCCGGGCTGGCTGGCAGTTGAGCGCACCGACCGCGCCGCACGCACGGGCCGCAACCCGCAGACCGGCGAAACCATTCAGATCCCGGCAGGCCACAGCGTCAAGCTGACCGCCGGCTCCAAGCTGAAGGCTGCTGTCTCCAAGAAGTAG
- the rpsN gene encoding 30S ribosomal protein S14, whose translation MAKKSKIARNEQRKVVVERYAAKRLELKKTLVDENATDEAREAARLGLQKLPRNASPVRLRNRDQIDGRPRGTLQKFGISRVRFRNMAHAGELPGIKKSSW comes from the coding sequence ATGGCAAAGAAGTCCAAGATTGCCCGCAACGAGCAGCGCAAGGTCGTTGTTGAGCGCTACGCTGCAAAGCGCCTCGAACTGAAGAAGACTCTGGTAGACGAAAACGCTACCGACGAAGCCCGCGAAGCTGCACGCCTCGGCCTGCAGAAGCTTCCGCGCAACGCTTCCCCGGTCCGCCTTCGCAACCGCGACCAGATTGACGGCCGCCCCCGCGGTACCCTCCAGAAGTTCGGTATCTCGCGCGTGCGTTTCCGCAACATGGCCCACGCAGGCGAACTGCCGGGTATCAAGAAGTCCAGCTGGTAA
- the rpmG gene encoding 50S ribosomal protein L33: protein MAKDKDVRPIIKLKSTAGTGYTYVTRKNRRNDPDRMVLKKYDPKIRQHVEFREER, encoded by the coding sequence GTGGCTAAGGATAAGGACGTACGTCCGATCATCAAGCTGAAGTCCACTGCGGGCACCGGCTACACCTACGTAACTCGCAAGAACCGTCGCAACGATCCGGATCGTATGGTTCTGAAGAAGTACGATCCCAAGATCCGCCAGCACGTCGAATTCCGTGAGGAGCGCTAA
- the rpmB gene encoding 50S ribosomal protein L28 — translation MAAYCQVTGAIPGFGHSISHSHRRNKRRFDPNIQKKRYWVPSLRRNVTLQVSARGIKTIDIRGIDAVVTDLIAKGVKL, via the coding sequence ATGGCAGCTTACTGCCAGGTAACCGGAGCCATCCCCGGCTTTGGTCACAGCATTTCGCACTCGCACCGCCGCAACAAGCGTCGGTTCGACCCGAATATTCAGAAGAAGCGCTACTGGGTTCCGTCCCTGCGCCGCAACGTGACGCTGCAGGTTTCTGCACGCGGCATCAAGACGATTGACATCCGCGGCATCGACGCTGTTGTTACCGACCTGATCGCGAAGGGTGTGAAGCTGTAG
- a CDS encoding glucose-1-phosphate adenylyltransferase family protein: MRFPRILAVILAGGTGGRLGSLTDHRAKPAMPVAGSYNLIDISLSNLHNSGFGDVWIVEQYKPQSLNDQLVSGRPWDLDRTNGGLRVLPPFQGGEGEGFAQGNADALYRQVDYIREFDPDLVLVLSADHLYRLDFRDVVQTHQQSGAALTVVTTRVEHNPGDHGVVEVSDDGAVTGFEYKPEKPATDLVAAEIFLYDADVLLDSLEKLVKRDGQLEDYGDQLIPYLVENTKVVEHRLPGYWRDMGTPQSYHQAHMDLIEGHGLDFDDEQWPILSASPRRLPAYIGRDAAVRESLLAPGARVDGSVRRSVLSAGTVVEAGAEVDSCVLLDGVTVRSGARLANLVVDSGAVIGAGRKLDGAQEDPEKGVAVVARDSKVDPPSS; encoded by the coding sequence ATGCGCTTTCCCCGAATCCTGGCCGTAATCCTCGCCGGTGGCACCGGCGGGCGCCTGGGCAGCCTGACTGATCACCGGGCCAAACCGGCCATGCCGGTTGCCGGCTCCTACAACCTCATCGACATTTCCCTCTCCAACCTGCATAACAGCGGATTCGGTGATGTCTGGATCGTGGAGCAGTACAAACCGCAGTCGCTGAATGACCAGCTGGTCAGCGGCCGCCCGTGGGACCTGGACCGTACCAACGGCGGCCTGCGTGTGCTCCCTCCGTTCCAGGGCGGTGAGGGGGAAGGCTTCGCGCAGGGCAACGCCGATGCCCTGTACCGGCAGGTGGACTACATCCGGGAATTCGATCCCGACCTGGTGCTGGTGCTCAGTGCCGACCATCTCTACCGCCTGGACTTCCGGGATGTGGTGCAGACCCACCAGCAAAGCGGCGCGGCACTGACCGTCGTCACCACCCGGGTTGAGCACAATCCCGGCGACCATGGTGTGGTCGAAGTGTCCGACGACGGCGCCGTCACCGGATTCGAGTACAAACCCGAAAAGCCGGCAACCGATCTCGTGGCTGCGGAAATCTTCCTGTACGACGCCGATGTCCTGCTGGACTCACTGGAGAAGCTGGTGAAGCGTGACGGACAGCTGGAGGACTACGGCGACCAGCTCATCCCGTACCTCGTGGAAAACACAAAGGTGGTGGAGCACCGGTTGCCGGGGTACTGGCGGGACATGGGTACTCCGCAGAGCTACCATCAGGCACACATGGACCTGATTGAGGGCCACGGGCTGGACTTCGATGATGAGCAGTGGCCTATCCTGTCAGCCAGCCCGCGGCGGCTTCCGGCCTATATAGGCCGGGACGCGGCGGTGCGGGAGAGCCTGCTCGCCCCCGGAGCCCGTGTGGACGGCTCGGTTCGCCGCAGCGTCCTCAGCGCCGGAACCGTGGTGGAGGCCGGGGCGGAGGTGGATTCCTGCGTGCTCCTGGACGGCGTTACGGTGCGTTCCGGCGCGCGGCTGGCCAACCTGGTGGTGGATTCCGGGGCGGTGATCGGAGCAGGGCGGAAACTGGACGGCGCGCAGGAAGATCCGGAGAAGGGCGTGGCAGTGGTGGCCCGGGATTCAAAGGTGGACCCGCCGTCGTCGTGA
- a CDS encoding MarR family winged helix-turn-helix transcriptional regulator has translation MTENAPRWLSAEERQAWLALYAVSSRLPAVLDTDLFRRARITLFDYHVLAMVSEAEERSLPMSELAARSNASLSRLSHVVKKLEQRGWMSRTPSPEDARVTTAALTDEGMAALVELAPDHVASVRDAVFDGLTPADVADLERVGKKILARIDPENGILGPDQAP, from the coding sequence ATGACTGAGAATGCACCGCGCTGGCTAAGCGCAGAGGAACGGCAGGCCTGGCTGGCGCTGTACGCGGTGTCCAGCCGGCTCCCCGCAGTCCTGGATACAGACCTGTTCCGCCGGGCGCGCATCACTCTCTTCGACTACCACGTCCTGGCCATGGTCTCCGAAGCGGAGGAGCGGAGCCTGCCCATGAGCGAACTGGCAGCCCGGTCCAATGCCTCCCTGTCGCGGCTTTCACACGTGGTCAAAAAGCTTGAACAACGCGGCTGGATGTCCCGAACGCCCTCTCCGGAGGATGCCCGGGTCACCACGGCGGCGCTGACGGACGAGGGAATGGCCGCCCTGGTGGAACTGGCCCCGGACCACGTGGCATCCGTGAGGGATGCGGTCTTCGACGGCCTTACTCCCGCTGACGTGGCGGACCTGGAACGTGTCGGGAAAAAGATCCTGGCCCGGATCGACCCGGAGAACGGCATCCTTGGCCCGGACCAGGCACCCTAG